aaaattttctaacccGTTAGAAAAGTAATAATCGATTACAAAATCAAAAAGGACAACATATTTGTGTCTTGTAATGGCTCTATATCTAAACCTTCTAATTGGATCTTACAATCGATTATACTTGTGTTTTCTAATTGTTAAAAAAACTTACCTAATCGATTAGATAATCAATTCGGCCCATGGATCGTTTCCTTTTTTGGTGATTCCAACTACTATATAAAGGAGGTTTTCCCTCACTTCAAACTACGACACTATCCATCGATTTCATTTTTCTTTGGAATTTAtcgttctttattttttttgttgagaattttttttatttcacttcTGGTTGCCTAAGTGCTTTTGAGTGAAGCTTTATTTGTGAGGAAGATATTTTTTGTAAGTGGTCGTGTTGGTCATTTTTATTCTTAAGGGTGTGATACCTTTAAGAGATTTAGTTTTGGTTCTTGAGATCAACCATAAATCTCTATTATTTGTTTATAAAGCTTTGGCGAAAAAAATTTGGTTTGGTTAAAGGGATCAGCCATAAATCTCTATTTGGTTCGATAGCATAGTCTGGGTTAAAAGCTTTCTTTTGGTTGGGGATAAGCTTGCTAAAATTTCAAGATCAGATTGTAAAAAGGTTCATGGGCATAACTTGGTAAAGCTCAAAGTCTACAGTGAAACTCTCAAGACGACCTCTTGGAGACAGGACTAGGCCAACAATTGATCAAAGCTATATAAATCTCTGGTGTAATCTCTTTaactatatttatttactttctacaatttatttttctatattttatttcCGCTGCAAATACTCACTTAAAATTCACTAATATGATCTTAATCGATAAAGGTTTAAATTAATCACGAATTTTGAATACCACAATTCACCTCCTCTTGTGCTTGAGGTCAATTGTTCAATAGTATCTTGCGTCTCCCAAGTTATCCAGTATGCTGAAATGTATGTCTTATCCTTCAGAAGCATAGTTGGGGTGATTTCCATAACAAGGTATCCTGCAAAAAATAGTGTGTTGTGAGCAATGTGGAACAAACAAGCAATTTCAAATGCAAAAATAAACACCCAAATCAAAGGGCATCAACAACAAAGCAAGTCGATTAAAAGCTTAATAGATACGTCCAAGTATTGGCCACATTTTCTGACAATGAGTTTCCATCTAGAAAAATCACTTATCTAGAAAATCAATAAGAGCATGTAATTTCGATCTCCTACGCATTGCACACTTTTCTAAATCAATCAGACAATCCAACACACAACAGGACACATCTCATGCCAACAATTTTAACCGCCCCCAATAAATAAGAATGCATGCACACCATTTCTAAGAAAGTGAAGTCTATCTTCCCATTGCATTGATTCACATTCTCCCTTGAACTTCAGTATTGGAGTGCTAACTTTGCAGATACACTCTCATATCACCGCATCAAAAAGTTCAATAAATTGTTCCTAAGATCCACTCTACCATTTTACCAACAACTTAAATTGCATTACGGAACAATTAAAATCCACTCTCCCTTTACCAACAACTTAAATTACATTACGGAACAATTAATTTTTTGTGCGTTGATTCTCATTCTTTATCTTGATCTTGTTTGCTAGATAAACATTGTTATTTATCCCAATAGATGTTAAAAATGTTAGAGAGAGAAACTCCAACCTCTCTCTAACTTTCCAAAACCCTAGGAAAACACAGAACTTCTTTTATCCGTTATGGTTAGGACTCAAACGTTGGATGGTGGTTAAGAAGAATGGAGGGTTAAGGGAAGCTGGTCCTTGGGATTTAGCAAGAGGATATAGGAAGAAGGTTGTAGGCGCGAGGGTTACCTCGTTCTTCATTACTGAATTTGGAGATAACTGGAAGGCGAAGGACCTTTACTTTGAGATGAAGGATATGGGAGAGATTGATGAGGTGGTCATTTCACCTAAAATGGATAGGAGAGGAAGAAGATTCAGATTTACAAGGTTCATAAATGTAGGGGACGAGAAGAACTTGGCATTTAAACTAGACAACTTAGTTCTAGAAGGAAGGAAGATGTTCGCAAATCTCCCAAGATTTTAGAGACCAGATATTAGGAGCTTCAAAGAAGAAGGAAACGGAAACAAGCGGAGTGATATCTTAGCCGTGAATAATGGAGCAGATGAGCACAACAGACGAGGTGGAGGGTGGATTGATAAACGTTCTTTTGCGGAGGTTATATAGAATCGGAAAGTGTCTCTATCTCTAACGAAAGGTGATAACTCAACACTCAAAACGATCAACATCTCTGCTGAGGAAGACGATTTAAGCAGGTATATGAGAGCGTACACGAGAGTTATGAGAAATTCTGGGCAGGCGGTGGAGCTAAAGAAAATCTTCTTAGAAGAAGGAATATTCACCATTAGAGTCACGACGCTAGGACCTAATCTTTGCATCCTTGAAGACTTGATTTATGGTGAAGTATAAATCTTTATAGAAGAGCGAAGGGGTTGGTGGGAGCAGTGGTTTAGTGTTATCAAACCATGGAAGCCTTCGGATATAGACAGGGAGAGATTCGTGTGGTTAATGGTAACGGGAGTACCTTGCCATGTCTGGGGACTCAAGTTATTCACAAGGGTAGCCGAAGCTTATAGCGCGTTTATTAAATGTGATGACAATACTCTCACCAAAGTTAAGATGGAAGAAGCAAGGATATTGATCAAAACCTGTCGTCATGAGGTGTTTAACGACTCACTAAAGGTTATTGTGGACGGATCTTTGTTcaatatttttttgaaagaagACTCTTGTATGCAGGCTGTTGTTGAAAAGATGTTTCAGGTAGGGAAAGAAGAAGAATCGGAAACATCCTCCGATGGGAAGGACAGTAACGACGGTGGAGAGGATCTCGAGGAGAATATGTCATTTGAGTCAGTTTTTTTAGAAAGGGTAGAGAAAGGGGAAGAGACGGCAGAAAGCAGAAAGCAGGCTGTAAAGGTAGGCTCAGAGGAGCGGAACAAGGTTAAGGTttcattgaaaaagaaaaagctaAAGTCTGCTATAGAAGAGGAAGCCGTTTTGCCCAATTCAATGCCATATTTAAGATGTGCATTAATTGCACCTGTTCACCATGCAATTAATGCTATTCAGGGTGGTAGTAGTAATTTCGTGGAAAGTGGACGTGGCGAAGGAGGGGAAAATGAGAACTGTTCAGAAAATAGTGTAGTGGGTGGGACCTTTTTTAGTGAAAAGAATGAAGATTGTGAAACTGGGCCGGAGATGGTAGTGGGCCACGATATAGGCCCATTTTCTTTTGACTCTGAATGTAGGAAGATCATGGCCTCAAAGCCCAAGAGGAAAACAAAAACACCAAAGGGAAGAAAATACAAGACTGTTACTGGTTTGGGAGCAAAAATGGACGCAACACCTTCGTATTTCGCGTGCATCGCGCCTAGGAAGATCAACAGCATTAGCGAGTCTCCTTCTAGGGATGGGTACACAAAGAACAAAGGTGGAAAGCACTGTAAAGGTATGTCAACTCCTTGCGCTTCACATATGGATTCTGAAGTTATGCGTTTTAATGATAGAACTGTGAGGAAGTCGGTCTTTGATGTCGGTGATAAAATTTGGAAATCTATAGAGAGGTTAGGGGTGTCAAGTGGAGTGGGGGAGGATTTGAATGTTAATATTCTGGAGGATATGGAGAGGAGAGATAGATTGGGGGTGAAGGGAACGAAGGAGCTAATTCCTAAGTTATCATGAATTTAATTTCATATAATATTAGAGGAGGATGGATCTTATCTAAGAGAATGCGAGTCAGTTTTCTGTTAGCTTCAAGTAAGGTGGACGTTTGctttattcaagaaacaaaattatCTAGTTTCAATGATGTTGTGGCTAGATCCTTTTGGGGCGGTATAGAGGTGGATTGGACGGTTAGCCATTCGGAAGGCGCATCGGGAGGAATGGCAAACCTTTGGAAGAAAGGCTCCTTGAATCTCAATTATAGTTTTAAGGCCCTTGGCTATGTAGGAATTAATGTTTGGTGGAAAAGTACGTGCGTTAATCTAGTTAACATTTATGCTCCTTGCAATGCGGTAGCTAGAAGAGATCTTTGGAAAAGTTTGGTGGATAGGAGGAACAATTGTGGGGGTGAAGAGTGGTGTCTTGGAGGAGATTTCAACGAAATTACGAGTAGAGAAGAAAGATTAGGTGGAGTAGGTTATCTTAATGTGCgaggtatggaggagtttcgGGAGTTCTTTGTTCGTATGGGGGTGGTTGATATTCCTTGTGTGGGAGGTAGATTCACTTGGTTCAAGGATAATGGGAAAGCAATGAGTAGAATTGACAGATTTCTTGTCtcaagaaatttgattgatatgtGGGGAGTGGTTGATCAACGGATAGGGAGTAGAGAATTTTCTGATCATGCGCCTATTCGCCTAAATTGCGGAATTATCGATTGGGGTCCAAAACCTTTTCGTTTCAACAATACTTGGTTTAAACATAAAACTTTAAAGCCTTCATCCATGAAGAGTGGCTCAAGATCAAAGTTGTCGGAATGGGAGACATTATATTGTTTGAAAAGCCTAAGAGCGTGAAAAAGATTATTAAAGTGTGGAACTGAGAGGTCTTTGGGTGGATAGACTTAAAAGCGAGAGATGAGGTGGAGATAATCAACGAAATGGATGACTTGTTGGTTGATAATTTTGGAGGAAACATCACTGATTTGGTTGAGAGGAGGAAAGATGCAACTAGGGAGTGGAGATAATCAATAAACAAGGTCCCGCATTACCTCCTCACACATGCAAAATACATAAATTCTCATCTCTCAACTATCACACACATTCACCTTCATCTCAAACTTCCACCCCAAAAATCCACACTAAAATTTCATCTCATTGcatatctttttctttctcaatCCTCTCTTTCAAACGCAACACTGAAACCTAagccaaaacaaaagaaaatgtcttgctccaaaaaaaaaaaactaaccttAAACTCTGTATCCATAAACCTCGGTTGTGCAACATGTAGAAGACCAAAACTCAGTTTCATATTCAAcccaaaacaaaaacacaaaaaccaTCACTTTCACAAgaattcttcatcatcttcttcttcttcaaagccTTGGAGACAACGAGAAAGAAACAATACCGAAACTTCAAGCAGCACTAGCAACGCTACTAcaccaacaacaaaaacatcattCGACTCAAATAAATCACCATCACTGAAAGGCTTCGGAAGAGTCGGAAGCGAAGGAGTAGCGGTTGAGAAAGTCTCAGATGATCCTTATCTTGATTTCAGACATTCTATGTTACAAATGATATTGGAGAATGAGATATGTTGTAAGGATGATCTTAGAGAGCTTTTGAAGTGTTTTCTTGAACTGAATTCGGTGGAACATCATGGGATTATTATAAGGGCTTTTACTGAGATTTGGAATGGAGCTTTCTCTGTTAAGTCTGGTTTTTCTCCAGGATTCAATCTCAAccgtgttggtgattttagtatcatcaatgcattttggtagtaatgtgatttactataggccaatgcaattatgcgttaagtttgaaacgagttagggtagtgcggagtgcacgctcgtcaagccaaacgtgtaattgaacatgaataatagaaacggggttccaacggacataacaattcgtttgaatagttgcaccttctcccaacggacataacaattcgtttgaatagttgcacccgttccaaccgACATAAttgttttccgaaaaggtgtgtctgttcgttttctgttattggtctcctatataaggagtcttttggccTCGATTTTGGATACGAAATTAcatatgttgtgaaaaacgataccaataacaaagtataatagggaattataggggagaagaagaacacaagaattggttataactgctattctttcactttctcttaaaacaagattacaagtttacaagaataacaaataacctctctcaccctaaattaggatttgcagcttagcaatgatgagagactagtatgctatttataataaaacctaacatactaactaatgggctttttccacaaggcccattacacaagccaacttaataaacaagctaacttaacaaattagggtttaaacactaaaacctaatttaacatgctaacaaccctagcatcttcgacacaagcatgtgaacaaccttcgacatcatgcttaaccctgtcgaaccaagaagctacccttcggccatactagagttcgatccaatatctcacaaatctccaccttggatctaactctacaacatcaagggaatacactagctttcttcatgcagctttatcaactgcatacagtggaaaaacttgcaactcggcaatgtcttggtgatcatatcagcagcattgtcttcagtcgaaaccttcagcacttggacttctccacgctcgattactcctctgacgaaatgcagcctcacatcaatgtgcttagttcgctcatgataggctgaattcttcgacaggtgtattgcactctgactatcacatttaacagtgatacttcgaccttgaagtttcagctcctttgcaaaaccttcaagccacaatgcttctttcacagcttcagtgagagcaatatattccgcttcagtggttgatagagcaacaaccttctgaagagttgctttccaactaattgctgtgccaaacatagtgaaaacatatccagaaatagactttctagaatccatacaacctgcataatcagagtcgacatatccttctattactgctttactatcttcacccaaggctccaccataaattaggactctattcagagacccatttatgtaccttaaaatccacttcaatgcttgccagtgagcctttccaggattcgccatgtacctgcttacaatacttactgcgtatgctatgtcgggtctagtacaaaccatagcatacatcaaagaaccaactatattagcatatgggatgctattcatataggctctttccacatcagtactgggacactgatcaatactcagcttgaattgagggtttgttggagtcacaactgacttcgaattcgacataccaaacttttcaagaatcttccgtagatatgcctcttgagataggcataacttcgacttctttctatctcttcgaatgtcaattccaagaatcctagaagcagctcccagatccttcatatcgaactccttattgagttcagccttcaccctcatcacatcttcgacactgttgcttgctatgagaatatcatccacataaagcaacaaaataacaaatgaattaccaggtcgaaatctgaagtaaacacagtggtcgaactgacttctaatgaaacttatgcgtgccatgaacttgtcgaatctcctattccactgtcgaggagattgtttcagcccatacaaggatctctttaacttacacacataatcatccttccccttttcgacatacccttcaggttgcctcatcaggatcgtttcatctagatcaccatacaagaacgcagttttcacatccatttgttccagttcaagatcgaactgtgccaccatggcaagcagcattcgaatggacctatgtttcacaacaggagaaaacacatcattgaagtcgacaccttctttctgagtgaaaccccttgcgactaaccttgccttatatcttttcgacgtcactccttcaattccttccttaactttgaaaatccatttacagctgactaaccttgccccagcaggtttcttgatcagttcccaagtgtgattatcatgaagagatttcatctcatcatccatggccttcagc
This Vicia villosa cultivar HV-30 ecotype Madison, WI unplaced genomic scaffold, Vvil1.0 ctg.001593F_1_1, whole genome shotgun sequence DNA region includes the following protein-coding sequences:
- the LOC131635919 gene encoding uncharacterized protein LOC131635919, with amino-acid sequence MRVSFLLASSKVDVCFIQETKLSSFNDVVARSFWGGIEVDWTVSHSEGASGGMANLWKKGSLNLNYSFKALGYVGINVWWKSTCVNLVNIYAPCNAVARRDLWKSLVDRRNNCGGEEWCLGGDFNEITSREERLGGVGYLNVRGMEEFREFFVRMGVVDIPCVGGRFTWFKDNGKAMSRIDRFLVSRNLIDMWGVVDQRIGSREFSDHAPIRLNCGIIDWGPKPFRFNNTWFKHKTLKPSSMKSGSRSKLSEWETLYCLKSLRA